From bacterium:
ACGACTTCGCAGTTATTCCTCAATAGATAGCGAATTAAGTTGATCCCAAGAAAACCGGACCCGCCGGTAACGAATACTTTCATAATATACTCTCTCGTGGTTTTTTTCTGCTAGAGTAATACTAACACGTTTATAAGTGGGTGACCAATGTCAATGCACAATCATCAGCACAATCGGGATCGTTACCACGCTTATAAGTGTGCCCAGTGCGATTGCCGCAGCCACGAACGCTCCATTTGCACCGTATCTCGACGCAATCACACCCGACACCACAGCCGCAGGCATTGCGCCAAGAGTCGCGCCCACCTGATACACTGTTCCTTTGACACCCGCAAGATGCATAACCAATATAACAAGTGCAGGCAAGAGCGCCAGTTTCAGCGTCACTGCTGCCGCAAGCGCCCCAGGAAACTGCCTCACAGAATATGTCGAAAGGTTCAGTCCAATAGCTATCATCACAAGCGGCACAGTCGCAGCGGATAAATATTGCAGCGAGGACATAACTAAATCGGGTATGTGAACCGTCCGTAATACCAAAGCAAGCAGTGTGCCGAACAACAGTGGCGTCTTAAGGAATCCCAGCATGCTCTGCCACTCGAATGCCGAACCTGTGCAGTTCTCCACCACAATTATGCCGACCGTGCACAATACGACCATCATCCCGAATGCGTCCATCAACACAGCAGACGGCATGGCATGAACATTCCCTGCAAATGCAGCGTTGACCACCGGATATCCCAGAAAACCCGTGTTTCCAAATGCCGAAACAAGCATCAACCCACCAGTGGTCCGACGGTCGAGCCTTAGAGCGCGGGCAATAAGATATGCCAGAGCCATCACGACCATCTCAGCGGCAAAAAACAGAAATGGCGCTTTTGCCATATCCATATTCAGCGGCTTGCCATGGATCGCCAATATAACAAACGCCGGCATGGTAAAGTTAATAACTAATGAGGTAATCAGCGGTGCGTCCTTATGACTCAAGACGCCTATTTTCTTTGCACTGTAGCCGATAAGGAGCAGAATGAAGATCGATGCCACTGTTAATAATGTATTATCCACGTATAATTCCTAGTGAGATGACAAATGAACCCTCGCAATAGCATCGGATAGGATAATAATATCACGGCGTGCAACGAACCGCAAGCCGTGATTGACAGATAACACAACCGGAAGCAAACTTATGTCACTGGTTTGCCGGCTTCATTACCAATACGACTCTGGACCACCCATGGATGCGCCTCTTTGTTCGTTCGCGAACTGCCTGCAAGCATCAACGTGCCAGTAGGATCAAAAGCAATTGCCGGTTCGCCAAGAGCGCCCTTTGAATAGACGGCTTTCTGAAGCCAGGTCTTTCCGCTATCACGACTAAACGTTACCCAGACCTCCACGGCGGCATCATCTCTCCTTACCTCCTGCGCCAGTGCCATTACTTTGCCGAATGATGCGAACTGCAGGCTGTTACTGTAATAAGGCTTTGCGATATCGAGCGCCTTGACAAGTAATGGCTCGGGCTTTTCGGGCAGCGGGTATATCGTCAATCCTGAGTTGTCGGGATACTCCTGCGGCTTCCATACCCTATGATTCCAAGTCTGGCCTCCATCACTGCTTTGGCCTGTCCAAACTCTCTGTGTCAATGCACCTTCAGGCACTTCTGAATCTTGCACTGCTGTGATATGCTCTTGCCAGTGTACGGCGCCTGATACTTCACCCGTAGGCACCCATTTGCCAAGGACTTCACGCCATGCGACATATATCCTGCCGCCGGAGGCTAACCCAGCGACATCGTGTATTTGACCATCACCCCGATACGGTGAATTGAGCCATCTCCATGAAAAGCCGCAATCCGAACTGCGGATCATATCAACACGATAACCGCAATAGGGCACAGCCGATGGATATACCATGTAGAGATCGCTACCTGAGCTAAATAAAGAAGGCCGACCTATCATTCCCATGCGAAGTCTCGGATGCAGGCTCCAGTTTATTGTGTCCTCGGACGAATACAGATCGGCATGTCCGGCAAATTGTTGAGTAACAAAGAAAAGCTTGTCACCCGCCACGCATGCACTCATAAGCTGAAGATAATCGGGATTATACCGCATTTCATCGCTGC
This genomic window contains:
- a CDS encoding AEC family transporter, which produces MDNTLLTVASIFILLLIGYSAKKIGVLSHKDAPLITSLVINFTMPAFVILAIHGKPLNMDMAKAPFLFFAAEMVVMALAYLIARALRLDRRTTGGLMLVSAFGNTGFLGYPVVNAAFAGNVHAMPSAVLMDAFGMMVVLCTVGIIVVENCTGSAFEWQSMLGFLKTPLLFGTLLALVLRTVHIPDLVMSSLQYLSAATVPLVMIAIGLNLSTYSVRQFPGALAAAVTLKLALLPALVILVMHLAGVKGTVYQVGATLGAMPAAVVSGVIASRYGANGAFVAAAIALGTLISVVTIPIVLMIVH
- a CDS encoding sigma-70 family RNA polymerase sigma factor, which produces MHRVINSLHETADERLVEMAAGGEVVAFDALVKRFQRAVYAVAFAVLADRDAALDVIQESFITAYRRLHDLNDPSRFGPWVCGIARNKAKQLIRDYTRRNNHEVPLPEAELAADTTPVHEGTDRIREAMSTLTEVQADIVSLFYMEGYSIKECARLLQVPEGTVKRRLHDARARLKKEMTGMVMQHLKEFALPEDYHVVLEKSTPIHTTRPQLVYFKDHWVLIWQDGVQWEPYDGPFWFWLSESTDGENWSEPHKLELPKGSDEMRYNPDYLQLMSACVAGDKLFFVTQQFAGHADLYSSEDTINWSLHPRLRMGMIGRPSLFSSGSDLYMVYPSAVPYCGYRVDMIRSSDCGFSWRWLNSPYRGDGQIHDVAGLASGGRIYVAWREVLGKWVPTGEVSGAVHWQEHITAVQDSEVPEGALTQRVWTGQSSDGGQTWNHRVWKPQEYPDNSGLTIYPLPEKPEPLLVKALDIAKPYYSNSLQFASFGKVMALAQEVRRDDAAVEVWVTFSRDSGKTWLQKAVYSKGALGEPAIAFDPTGTLMLAGSSRTNKEAHPWVVQSRIGNEAGKPVT